Proteins found in one Candidatus Eisenbacteria bacterium genomic segment:
- a CDS encoding cytochrome c peroxidase: protein MLPAAVSRFVHLILIAFAILPLGADVWADDDPPRPPSLKTVPVPEPADLDLYVRDRDAAVLLGKALFWDMQIGSDGIVACATCHFHAGADARTRNQGNPGQRRVRPDGSPDPDGGWDRGRGLNHLLRAADFPSTPASNDVVGSQGISYFVFRGLDRRLAELLQSAPDPDGFTLQGLNLRRTTARNAPSVINAVFNDRQFWDGHAARVFNGVNGLGDGDPGALVIRADDPGSPQLVRVRIAPASLASQAMTPPTGDVEMAAHDRSFRSLAQRIVTSDLRGRIGGLRPLTGQLVHPADSVLGRFSRWPLPGLRIARYSTLVRRAFQPRWWHARRKVRVWPDGHVDLARDSDRDSMTREERLLEHNFPLFFGLAIALYESTLVADDSPYDRFMDGDPGAISPQAVAGVDVFRSQARGRCINCHEGAELTGASVRRVAESPTRIRNGQALDRGFNNIGVLPTREDPGVGGSDTFGRPLSTVRALVPPPVEPIAVDGAVKVPGLRNVALTAPYFHTGSFLTLRQVLQFYSRGGDVVPQYSLDATVEISPLNVLENTPDELDALEAFLESLTDERVGRQQAPFDHPQLFVPNGAVDASGMVVGDGQGATRDATEEIPAVGRAGGDSLGPLAVDP from the coding sequence ATGCTCCCTGCCGCCGTGTCGCGCTTCGTTCACCTGATCTTGATCGCCTTCGCGATATTGCCCCTCGGTGCCGACGTGTGGGCGGACGACGATCCACCGCGCCCGCCATCGCTCAAGACCGTTCCCGTCCCCGAGCCGGCCGACCTCGACTTGTACGTCCGCGACCGTGACGCGGCGGTGCTGCTCGGCAAGGCGTTGTTCTGGGACATGCAGATCGGCAGCGACGGGATCGTCGCCTGCGCGACCTGCCACTTCCACGCAGGCGCGGACGCACGCACACGAAATCAGGGCAATCCCGGCCAGCGCCGCGTGCGCCCCGATGGCTCGCCCGATCCCGATGGCGGCTGGGATCGCGGTCGCGGCTTGAACCATCTGCTCCGTGCGGCGGACTTTCCGTCGACGCCCGCGTCGAACGACGTGGTCGGCTCGCAGGGGATCTCGTACTTCGTCTTCCGCGGCCTCGACCGCCGGCTCGCCGAGTTGTTGCAGTCGGCGCCCGACCCCGACGGATTCACGCTGCAGGGGCTGAACCTGCGCCGCACGACCGCGCGCAACGCGCCGTCGGTCATCAACGCGGTCTTCAACGACAGGCAGTTCTGGGACGGCCACGCGGCGCGGGTGTTCAACGGCGTGAACGGCCTGGGCGACGGCGACCCCGGCGCCTTGGTGATCCGCGCCGACGATCCCGGGTCGCCGCAGCTGGTGCGAGTGCGGATCGCACCCGCGAGCCTGGCGTCGCAAGCGATGACGCCGCCGACGGGCGACGTCGAGATGGCGGCGCACGATCGGTCCTTCAGGAGCCTCGCCCAGCGTATCGTCACGTCCGACCTGCGCGGCCGGATCGGGGGGCTGCGACCGCTGACGGGACAGCTCGTGCATCCCGCGGACAGCGTGCTCGGACGCTTCAGCCGTTGGCCGTTGCCGGGTCTGCGGATCGCTCGCTACAGCACGCTCGTCCGCCGCGCGTTCCAGCCGCGTTGGTGGCACGCCCGCCGCAAGGTGCGGGTCTGGCCCGACGGCCACGTCGACCTCGCGCGCGACAGCGACCGCGATTCGATGACGCGGGAGGAACGTCTCCTCGAGCACAACTTCCCGCTCTTCTTCGGTCTCGCGATCGCTCTCTACGAGAGCACCCTGGTCGCCGACGACTCGCCGTACGACCGCTTCATGGATGGCGATCCGGGGGCGATCTCGCCGCAGGCGGTGGCGGGCGTCGACGTGTTCCGCAGCCAGGCACGCGGCCGCTGCATCAACTGCCACGAAGGCGCGGAGCTGACCGGCGCATCCGTCCGCCGCGTTGCCGAGAGCCCGACCCGTATCCGCAACGGCCAGGCTCTCGACCGCGGCTTCAACAACATCGGCGTCCTGCCGACGCGCGAGGATCCCGGCGTCGGCGGTAGCGACACCTTTGGACGGCCGTTGTCGACGGTGCGCGCGCTGGTGCCGCCGCCGGTCGAGCCGATCGCGGTCGACGGCGCGGTGAAGGTGCCGGGACTGCGAAACGTGGCGCTCACGGCGCCGTACTTCCATACGGGAAGCTTTCTCACGTTGCGGCAAGTGCTTCAGTTCTATTCCCGCGGCGGAGACGTCGTCCCGCAGTATTCACTCGATGCAACGGTCGAGATATCGCCGCTCAACGTCCTCGAGAACACACCGGACGAGCTCGACGCGCTCGAAGCGTTCCTGGAGTCGTTGACCGACGAACGCGTGGGCCGTCAGCAGGCGCCGTTCGATCACCCCCAGCTCTTCGTGCCGAATGGCGCGGTCGATGCGAGCGGAATGGTGGTGGGCGATGGCCAGGGTGCGACGCGCGACGCGACCGAAGAGATTCCTGCCGTCGGTCGCGCGGGGGGCGATTCCCTCGGGCCCCTTGCGGTCGACCCGTGA
- a CDS encoding LuxR C-terminal-related transcriptional regulator, giving the protein MIRLVGDCRDLGADPALWHERMFEGLCRLVGATACAGGEGLWGRPQRPVRPLSAFAAGFEPDQLALYGTYMRQLTPASDPIFRALQPLPGRLVTRTRQELVPDRDWYGAAPWNDYYRPSHLDHQMTSVFQTSAEDAVDVIALHRTTGDRPFTPREQRLLSFVHEEIGRLMGQALVSATEPTPQQVSPRLRQTLAFLIEGDSEKQVANRLGVARATAHEYVKRLYRHFKVRSRGELMAHVIRRIASEHWKAVLPLHEEAKQRT; this is encoded by the coding sequence GTGATTCGGCTCGTCGGGGATTGCCGCGATCTCGGAGCGGATCCGGCGCTCTGGCACGAGCGGATGTTCGAGGGACTGTGCCGGCTGGTCGGGGCGACGGCATGCGCGGGCGGCGAGGGACTGTGGGGTCGCCCGCAGCGCCCCGTGCGCCCACTCTCGGCCTTCGCCGCCGGCTTCGAGCCGGATCAGCTCGCACTCTACGGCACCTACATGCGCCAACTCACCCCCGCGTCCGATCCGATCTTCCGGGCGCTCCAGCCATTGCCCGGTCGCCTGGTGACGAGGACGCGGCAGGAGCTGGTTCCCGATCGGGACTGGTACGGGGCCGCGCCGTGGAACGACTATTACCGCCCGAGCCACCTCGATCACCAAATGACGTCGGTCTTTCAGACCTCGGCGGAGGATGCCGTCGACGTCATCGCGCTTCACCGCACGACGGGAGACCGACCCTTCACGCCGCGTGAGCAGCGGCTGCTGAGCTTCGTGCATGAGGAGATCGGCCGCCTGATGGGCCAGGCGCTCGTCTCCGCCACCGAACCTACGCCACAGCAGGTTTCACCGCGATTGCGGCAGACGCTCGCGTTCCTGATCGAGGGCGACAGCGAGAAACAGGTGGCGAACCGTCTCGGGGTCGCCCGCGCAACGGCCCACGAGTACGTGAAGAGGCTGTACCGCCACTTCAAGGTCCGGAGCCGAGGCGAGCTCATGGCGCACGTCATCCGTCGCATCGCGAGCGAGCACTGGAAGGCCGTACTGCCGCTCCACGAAGAGGCGAAGCAGCGGACGTAG